A stretch of the Desulforamulus ferrireducens genome encodes the following:
- a CDS encoding LysM peptidoglycan-binding domain-containing protein yields MSKKLFITVLCLTWFLFTGYPALAAEQIYIVKPGDSLWLISQAHGTTVEELKRANRLTSDNLAIGQKLVLASPPVTSRNAIRPTSPAVNSTSSISWIIPQATTPQESQANTTQQDSQPVPQVSSVELVDWFTSGKYMFKSGEHFTVTDCGTGKQLTLKVLSAGNHCDIEPATAADTKIMQDLFGQWTWSPRPVIIHKNGKNIAGSLSGQPHDIDTTPDNGVNGHFDLYLHNSKPHGSGVSQSYVQEHLATVAKAAGN; encoded by the coding sequence ATGTCAAAAAAGCTTTTCATCACCGTTCTCTGCCTTACCTGGTTCCTATTTACCGGTTACCCTGCTCTGGCTGCAGAGCAGATTTATATTGTCAAACCCGGGGATAGTCTTTGGCTAATTTCCCAAGCTCATGGTACCACCGTTGAAGAGCTGAAAAGAGCTAATCGACTAACTAGCGATAATCTAGCCATTGGGCAAAAACTGGTGTTAGCCAGCCCCCCAGTGACTTCCAGAAACGCCATCAGACCTACCAGCCCTGCAGTTAATAGCACCAGCAGTATTTCCTGGATCATTCCCCAAGCTACCACTCCCCAGGAAAGTCAAGCTAATACTACCCAGCAGGATTCTCAACCAGTCCCCCAAGTAAGTAGTGTTGAACTGGTGGACTGGTTTACCAGTGGTAAATATATGTTTAAGAGTGGCGAACATTTTACAGTCACCGATTGCGGCACTGGTAAACAACTAACTCTAAAGGTGTTAAGTGCCGGCAATCATTGTGATATTGAACCTGCCACAGCCGCAGACACCAAGATCATGCAAGATTTATTCGGCCAATGGACTTGGAGCCCCCGGCCAGTGATCATTCATAAGAACGGTAAGAATATTGCCGGTTCCCTCTCCGGTCAACCCCATGACATTGATACTACTCCCGACAACGGTGTAAATGGACACTTTGACCTCTACTTGCACAACAGCAAACCCCATGGCAGTGGTGTTTCACAAAGCTATGTACAGGAACATCTTGCCACCGTTGCCAAGGCAGCCGGAAATTAA